Within Carassius gibelio isolate Cgi1373 ecotype wild population from Czech Republic chromosome A16, carGib1.2-hapl.c, whole genome shotgun sequence, the genomic segment gagaaaaaaaaaaaaaacatctgttatgGGTAGATGGGTTCATTTTGATGGTCTTTTAAATAAGATTTAGTAGCTTTCTGTGATGTTCTTTTATTGTTAAAAAGCTTTCCCCTCCATCTCTGAAAACCCAGCGTGACTCATTTGAAACGCCGTCCTGCCCGGAGCTGTGTACACTGAACTAAGATCAGCTTTTGCCTTTTATATCCCAACATCTAAGACTTGTTTAGACCAGGGGGAACTGATGCTAAATCAGTCTGAATCAGTTCTCTTACATTATGAAACCTGAAAGATTATGAATAGAAGTTTTGTGTGCAAAATCTCTCAGAAGAGATTAAATGGATATACATCATATTttgagacttttatttttttgcaccaagATCCCAGATATTCTTTTCACGCTCTGTTCATCTGTGATCAAAACTATTTAAACGtttttaattttggttattttccttattaatattttgatactGTTTGTCTTTTTAGAAAATATTGGAAGCTGTGGAGACCTGAAATACGTGGAATAAATGAAGGGTGATGGCTACAACACAACGAAAATACTCCAgatgtacacatactgtaaacgaTCGATTATTATATTTAACTGATTTTGACTTTAAATATGCACTCCTTGTTACTTACAAAATGGCTTATTGATGCTGTACACTTCTGAATTACagggttttatgtttttttccgtTATAGGAGTTGCACAAATTGTTTATTTCTCTATATGTCAATAAAACTGTTACTTGTATAATGAGAGAAGTGTAAATGGGAATCCAGTTGGTGCATGTCTGATGGGGTCAGttgagattttatatatatatatataaaattgacatTTCTTTGAGCTATTGAAATCGTCTGTTTTCAATAACTCCAAGTTCTACCAAAGATAGAGCAGTGCCTTTAAACATCATTGTACTATGATTAACTGTTATGGATTTTGTTTACAGATGCCAGGCCACTTCACTCTGTGCTGTACTTGAAGTATATTCAATATTCTCTGCCTgacaataaacattttaaataatcagaTAACATGCTCCTTGTCCTTTCCACACCTTGGGATGAGACATTCGTGAATGAGCCTTTCAGAAACTTTAAACTCCGAAGCTGAATTCCCAACAAACACTGAAATCTTGTGAGAACACCTAAGTGTTTTTGAGACATTAGTGATTCAGAGAACGTTTTCATGCAAAATATGATAGTTAGTATTAATCACATATTCAGAAACATGCTAGTTTTCTTGCTATTTTTACTATCATACTCAGTCTTGCCATTAAACAGCATTTCTATTACATTTTGATTCACATCCTATAAAACAGCATAAAACATAGGGCTTGAAATTATTTTCCTGTCTGTATACTTTGTTCATGCATGCTGATTATTCAAAAAGGTTTATTCCAAAGTTTTACTTCAGTTAGTTTATTTCTTTCTCTATTAATTTTAGTATAAAGTCTATACCtttacagattttttaaaatttttctttattttataaatggcaTGCAGTTTCTTTCATCGGGGTAACTAATTAATGGCATCCATGGACTCACTTGAgtaaggaaaaaaatgggattagACAATTATTTGCATGTAAACACAGTCATTTATCATCTTTTCTTGACAGAGACTAGCTATTTACAATTCTGTTTGACTAATTACAGAAATGTGTTTAAACAGACTAAGGTTTTGGGAGCAAAACAAACAGCTCCCTGTGTCTTCACTCTTGATgtttcctgaagctgaggacAGTGCGACTAGCCAACTTACAACTCAATCTAATTAGGGAACCGTTTGTCACACTTTCTGACAGTGAAGCAGTCTCAGCAGTTTCCACTGACCAGCAATGACACTGACAATATGCAGAATGTGTCTGTGTGCGCGCAAGGTGCTCTACTGGCAACACGCATATAGTGTGTTTGACCATTAAGCTGATGCTGGACATGTACTTGCATGAGAAGCATGTACTTGAGACACCCCTGAAAAGCTCTTGGTTATCGGAGACACCTTGGCAGCACAAACAGGCAATAAATCAAGAGCAAATACCTTTCAGCAGCAGGGGCTTGTGGGCAGTGGTACTCGGTCAAGTTTAACTTCTTGCCACATAGAAGACACCTTGGTTCAAAGTTTCACCAGACACTATTGTACAGAAAGCCCACAGAGAAATAACGCTGATgtgaaatatttccattttactTCCGTTATGTATTTTGAAGAAACATAACGTAATGTATTTGAGGAAAACAAGCTattcaatgagaaaaaaatgatccaacaccccaaaaaaaaaaaaaaaaaaaaggacaaaggaAGTCCGGTTTTAGAGACaacatatttcacatttaatttttgaCATCACCATAACTATATGTAACTTTTAAAGACAAGTTTCAGCAACAGAACATTTACTGATTTtgctttttcaaaaatgtttctttctttttttttttctttttttttgtcagtacaTGGATTGGTCCTTTAACATTTTGTGGTGATTCTTTTCCTCTGAATGAACGTGGATCAATAATGTCAAACGCACAACACATGCACATGTCGTTTAGCGGTTTACATAGGACAAAGTCAAAGACTGACATTATGCATAATAGCACTGTTTTCTGTTCAACCTCTCTTGCTCGGTTACTCGACACTCATATCTAATAAGGCTATATTACAGCTATGAACAAGAAGTCCAACACTGCTTTTCAAAGAGTAGAGCACCATATTTACACCAATATTTacagattaaagataaaacaaaaatacaaaactaacAGAAATACTTAAGATAATTTGGGACAATTTGAAGGATGTAcagttttgaaatataaaaacaaaacaaaatgatattTACATATAGCTGCAACTTATAGCTTAGCTTATTGCAAATGCCCTTTAAATCTTGCAACCGATTCTTTCACACTCACAGCCCTGTAGAGCTTTGACGTATTTCTATACCAGTCGATGATCACCCAGTGACCAACTCTTGAAGCCATATTTCCTGAAAGAGTGGCCATCCACTGAATAGAAGACATcccatttatttaattatctgtTATTAGGTGGCCAGCTGACCAAAAAAGCCCAATTCTATCCCAACTATAAGCCAGTTCAAGGCTCACAtccaaaacagcattttaaatcagcagttctctcaaaaaaataaacttctaaaaaaatatgtacatacTTATAAACATCCCCCAAGGCCAGTCGATTCTGAGACTGGTATATACAGTAATTCAAAGCTGAATGGTACAAGAACAACAGGAGTGAGATATTATGGTCTGGAACCGAAAATGATTTAATAAGCCAAAGAAAAGTCCTTAATGATAAAATGATTTCCCTATTCAAATTACGTTTTAATAATGATGTTGAGAAAAAGGGGTACCGACTCGACAGTTCTAATTAAAATGTTCAGTACTATACAAGCTGAATACGGTCACTGCCAGTGAGTCTGATTTTGCTCTGGCAGAAAGGCTAATTATCCCCCCTGTGATTTGTATGGTGTTCAAACTATGCTAATTGTAGACTCTACTTATAATGAAGtgcaattttaattttataatttgataAAAACTAGGATGAACACATTTATGTGTGGGTGTCTCCACAGTGCTGTCTGGCTTGTGAATTTGGCAAAACATTATTAACTTGAGAGGGCATTTCGCAGATGGAATTACAAAATTTACCAGCTTGAACGTATAAATTGCACgtatattcaaaatgaaaaaaaaaataaaataaaaaaaggtgatGTGAATCAAGAACATGgtgaatgttatttaaataaaacttgtttgttttttaatctggGTTATCTGTAGCCCCCTTTTGGAAATTATCCATTAAACATGTCCCTTCTTATTGCAACTGATTGTCACTAACTTCAAAAGTTAATATACTCTGAACATTTctaaatggtgacaaaaaaacagtCAGTCAGTAGCACttaaaaaatttgcaaaaaaagGGTGCAAAAAGGTCTTTCAGTTTAAGACTCATCAGACAGCActatgaattttatatatatatatatatatatatatatatatatatatatatatatatatatatatatatatatatatatatatatatatatatataaccttggATTGTTCTTTACTTCCActattgcttttactgtattaCCATCTTATTACAATCATATCGGggcttaacatttacaaaacCAGTTGGTGTATTAATAGGTTTTTAAGTTTAAGTGCTTGTTTTATGAATTGCCATGTTCTGTTCTACCATACTGTTGGTCTTAATTAAAATCTCACTTTATTAAAggtaatttatttatacatacagtTTCCACAACTCTTGACTGATTGGGTGGTGTTGGAACCATGGAATTCATATTTAGAGCACATCATTTCAAGGGCTAAAACAGCTAAATTAACAGGACTTGGAAAACAAATACTAAATAATTTGTTTTGCCCAATTAGACTTTAATATAAAGACAAGACCAGAAAAGGATAGCAGCGTGAACTTCATTAAAAACAATGGGTCCGAGAGAAGAACTTAATAAATAAGTTGTGAGAATGATTAAGACGACATTGAAGGCAGGTTTAAAGGTCAAGTTGGGATCAAGAGAGGTCATTTACTGCTACCGGTGGAGAACTCAAGTCATCGTATGCTACAAATGTGGCAATAGGAACAATCCACTCTGTGAACCAGCCATGTGCCGTGCCATCATATGACCTGACAGCAGCTGGCCTGGGCTGAGGCACAGAGTAGCCCATCCCTGGGGCTTCGCTGGATGTTCACGGAGATGGTCTTTTCACACAGAGGTAGCTGGAGAACATTATTTTTCAAGTTCAGGCTGTTCTCCTTGACCAGGCCAAGTTCATTTAGCATGACCGCCGTTTGGTCTTGATAATGCTCCATTGCCCCAACGCTACCATTCAAAGCGGGGTTGATCACTTTTTCTAGACTGTTGCTGGAGCCAATGCACATCTTCCAGGAGGATTTCTCCTGAACTTTAACACTGGACAGGCTCTGAGGATCAAGAATAAATCGTCCAACGCCACCTCCCCCAGAGCTGCGATGCTGAAACTGCGAAGTCAAGCATAGACTCATGAGTTTCAGACTCTCTACCAGTTCCCCTGCACTCCGAGCTGCACTACGTGTTGAGCCAGATGAAGAATTGTTGTTGCAACGGGAACAGCTGGAAGGGCCTCCTTGTCCTTTTGTACCCCCACCTCCTCCACTGCCCCCTCCTGTACTCCCACCATTTCCTCCTCCTGGAGGGCTGCCCTTGTCTGGTCCTGAGTTACCTTCCCCAGGTGGTTTGCTCTGCCCTCCACTACTTCCACCTCCATTCCCCCCAGAATTTCCAGGTGGACCCTCACTACTGTCCCTGCGGTTCCTGCTGTAGGTGAACCCTGTGTCTTTGTCTAGTCGTCTGCGATGGCTCTCCGAATCATCATCGCTGGTCTCGGAGCTAGAGCAGCTTGAACCACGGCCCTGACTTTTGCGCCGGTGGTAGCGTTTCTGAGCCGTACCAGGAGATGCCATGTTCATCTTCAACCGGCTGAGCTTGGGTGGAAGACTCTCATCCATGTCAAAGTCATCATCTGATTCACCTTCCTCCTCAAAGATCTGATTGAGAACTGGGGCGCTTTTTCGAGACGTAAGCCGGTTGGTGATGGACGATGGTTTGCGGCGCAAGACAACCTGGGAGGGCAAGGGTAAAGGCTTctgttcttcttcctcctcctcatcttcttcCACCCGAAACAGGCAGGTTCGTTGCTTGGATGAATCGGATACAAGGGAAGCCATGACCCCAGGCTTAAGGGGGTTTGGGGGCAGAGCTGCAGGTGCAGCAAAGCTGCAGGAGGCTTCGCTGATATCTCTATGAATCACTTCCAGAAGCCCTTTATTGCGGTGACCATTTAGCAGGTTGTCTGTACTGCGAGCAGGAGACTGTGGGCCTCCAGCATGAGAGATGGATGAAGAGGCTAAGCTGTCCTCGATGTCCTGATGCATGTCGTTTTTGGTCGGCCATGACTgcctgcaaaaaacaaaacaaataattataaataaattataaattacctTGCTTTAAAAATAGTACAATCCCACTTTAAGTCTAAAACAGCTTGATGTTAAAATTTAAGCAGGATGATATTCAGTAAAGGTGGACATTTCCAAAAACAACTTTTAAAGACAGAAGCTCTGGAGAGTGCTCTAGGAAAACAACCCAAATGTTAATGACAGTCCTTCCTTCTTGTACAAACAAATACAGCAAATGCCTtgtgtggataaaaaaaaatgtttaaacacaCTTCTGGTCAGTGAGAACTGTAAAGAAAATCTGTTAGCAAGGATACAGGGCAAAACTTGTGACAACCTTGGTAAAATTTTGCCTTCAAAGTCAGTTTTTGCATTGCTTACATTACTATTTTTAGGATATAATGAGGTGCACTTAGACCAAGTCTGACTTATGAACCTATAGCTTTGTGCTTACAGGCATGACGAGAAAGGATTGTAAACATTCCCATATCTGTTcatcattaaaagaaaaaaattacagattTACTGCAATTGCATAAATAAGGTTGTTGCAAATGATGCTGTCAGTCTTCGCATGTGGGAATATATGCATGATATCAAGTCAACCTCATAcgtcaaaatcatgtttcatTAAGAATATATACTCTACTGCTCAACTATATTCTCCACTAGGATCAGGAATTACAATTCTGAGTACATACAGCCTATAAACTCTTTATGTCTATGAAGGGCACACTGATTAACGATAACACTGCAATTGTGATCTGGGTTACCTAAAGATAAGGTCAAATTACGTTATTCTGGGAAGAACCTGGGAGACTCGGTTCGCTTTTACATTCGGTTGATATTTCCATTCAGAttttcacacgcacacacaaaaaacatctgTCACCTTCTCATGATCCCTGCAGTATCCTGAAGACTCCCAACATCTTCCTCTCCTACTTCTCTTTCCCATCACATCCTCTAATTTCTTCCACTTCCAGCTCCTTTCAAAAAGCATCCGCAGCCTCTCTGCTTTTCTAGGTCAGTCTAAACCAATCCTCATCTTTTGAACACATTTGTCACCCGGTGCGGTGCGGTGCTCAGAGGATGTGCTGGCTGTCCACACACAGCACAGAGAACAGACAGGGATTCTGAAATTCAGAAGAGCTGACCTCTCACAACCTCTTATAGTGAATCCTGCCCCCTTACTGCACACAGACAAATTCTGAGAGACAACTACCCTGCAGACAGCTTGCTTGTGGACACCATGGCATGGCAGTTTgttttattgatgattacaaCAACGAATAAAAGCAATGCTGTAAATGGTTTTTTTTCAAACATACTAAGGCATGACCCAAGTACAATTGAGTTTGGTACCAGTTCAAGTTTATTACTAGTTGGTATGAATGTGCAAGTCTTCAtatactttgtattttttttaccatgtttactttGTGTTTTGTTACCATGTCTTTGTTGTGATAGCGTATGCACATATATAAATTTTACTACAATGAAAACCTCAGGGATCCACTGTCTGACCTTTCTAGAAACATAAATCCTACTACATTCCAAGGGGTGACCATGGGATTCAGCAATAAAGGAAGTCAAACTCCTTTCCTCcccaatttattttaattctaactCTAAAGTCAGAATGTTAGAATGTCGCACATGGCAAATCAATTGGTTGTAAGTGACGTGACGCAAGTGagacgtgaacacacacacacacacacacacacacacacacacacacacacacacacacccagagcagcggGCAAGATAGCACTGTAACTTCAATACCCACGACAAAGTTGCTCTTGATTTCAATTACCTTCGATATTGAGTTTTGAATGTTGCACCAAAACCCGGTGGACTAAATAAAACATGGTACATAAGTAAGTACAATTCTCTTGACAAATCACAAATGACTAAATGACAGACTGCTGGGATAGCGTAACCCCCATGAAGTACCTGAAGTGGGCCTTGATGTTACTGGGACTTGAAGAACGAGGTTGCACCTCCTTCTCCTGCTTTTCCCTCAGGATCCGTTCAGCCAACAAGAAGTAAGTAGCAGTGATGTGGTTGTACTTGTTTGTCTCCAGGGCTCTGGAGAAAGAGCAAAGAGAATGGACATGAGGAGGATACACAGACGGTGTGTGAGAGAACAGATAATGCAATCTGAAATGTCAATAACTAGTAAAACTCCAGGGCTCTAACAACTAGAGACCCAAGTGGCTTCCATCAGTTCAAAAGgtctacattttgaacatctgAGACTAAAATAACTGTGACGGATCCCAGATAACACACTCCTATCCCAATACAAATGGGACATTCTGCATCCAACTTTTCAAGCTGCTGAGTCTGGACATGTTAGCAGAGATTAAACTGCTTCTTCAGGGATTACATACCAACGAATGAACAAATTATTTCAAGTCATGTAGCTACAATCTTTTGGCAAGGCTTGAATCCTTGAAATGGCCTGTGCTCGTGGCTCAGTtcagctcttttttttaaatgcactgagTTATAAGCATGAAAAGTGATATTTTTGTTGTGATCTTTGGGTAaacttaaattgtgtgtgtaacaAGAAAATTGTAAAAAAGAAGAATGACTTGTTGTACATGTAATTTTAAGTTACTGATGCTCGTTAAATGATTATTAACCGTTAAgagacaagattattttaaataagaacTGAAATAAATTGGAAAGGATaaatgtctgtatatatatatatatatatatatatatatatatatatatatatatatatatatatatatatatatatatatacacacacacacacacacacacacacacatcaataaataggcctatatgagaaatatatttgaaatttgGGCTGGGTGATATGGCCAAAAAAATTATCACAACAAATTTTTTCATATCAGTCGATATCAATTATTATCGAGATGCatgtcaaatctttatttctttcaaatttaAAGCAAGATTTTTGCTCCAAAGTGAAATTTGTTAAAACCAGACCATTAATTTTCcctaacaaaataaatatctaaatccTAAATAAGtgttactgtttttaaaatgtaaaacaggtTTGGGTTGTctgatgatattaataataataaaatctctttttgtctcttagaaatgcacatttgaaaGTAGCTTGAGTTAGGATGCAGAggtacttttttgtttgttatcaaaatcAGTAACATCTGTAAAAATTGCTGCAACCTCAGTTTTATATGGTTAAACCTATTCTGGCCaagttgtttattaatttttttttttttactaagtatTGGTCTCCCATAGTAGCATACATTTTATCATGATAAACACAGTTAAAATCACACATAGCATCTCAATAccatgataaaaataaaacttttaatgtAGCCTATTTGTATGAAAACCAGTAGTCTAAAACATTCAGTATAAATGCACACATGCTATAGCTTAAATCACAAATACTACAATTATATAACAATTCTACTCTACATAAGATTCAGTGTCAATATCCCAGATTTCTGCCACAATACCATGGTGCAGTGAGTGTTACTACGATAAATCAATGTTAAATTATGGCAATATGTGGATTAAAAAGCCTTCTGACTGTCTTGTTGcacagtgtttctcctgtttggctttaaactagtttaaatcacAGTGTTCATCGCTGAATTCAAGTGCTTCATTTGACCGAGTAAACACATCTGCTTTTGGGAGCTTGCACATTTGAACTTTGATCCAAGACGATAAACTGTCTGTGTGGCATGATTCAAATGAGTCACGCCGTTTCGTTTCAAACCTTTTACATTTCTGATTATCTTTATGACTAAAAGGAGTAGTTGCTTCCACTggtagaaggaaaaaaaatcaagtgatTGCACTGGCGCCGCATACTAAGCTTTGCTACCTTGACAATAAAGCCTGTTTATTATCATcaaatacagtcagtcaaacatatgaaaaaaagcattgctcagtttaaatatgtagtaaATTATGTGCTGTTAATCACGTAACTGCCGTGATGTAAAATATTTCGCTTTACGTGGATATTGGAACGTGAGTgaagtacataataaataatattttggcattcaaatacatcgTGAATACGGAAACATTTGATTGTGTCGATTGAAAGACCCAACATTGTTTTGAGTTTAaatttagcctaaattaatttattttggctTTTCAATTATATAGCTATAAATACTTATATTTATAATTCTTGTTcgtttctaaatactgttaaaacttaaaggatttgttgtggaatATGGGGAACCAAAAATAGCCTAGCTATATTTACactgtttattataatgtttgtaaacattttgcatCGGCATTAGGCTTATTTCTCAATGAAATAATAAAACGTTACTTATACACGACTTAGGCTGTTTGTTTTcctctaaaaaactaaaaatttatatGCATAGCgaattttaaacatgcaacaaaccttttaaatattttttataagttacagaaaaataaaaaataaatggctgTTAAGCCGTTTAACTGACTGTATTAATTGGTCAAAATTCTTATGGCCGGTTAACGGTTAAAATGAGCATCTCTAATGCGGAGTTCTGTTTTTTAATGATGGATGGACAGTTTATTGAACTTCGACTGGACTAAtgaacagaggtgggtagagtccccaaaaactttactcaagtaaaagtaaaagtaattctagaaatatttactcaagtaaaagtaaaagtactagtcttgaatagttacttgagtaagagtaaaagagtatcggataaaaaatttactcaagtagttagttactggttactttgggtcatatatacggagcctattttttttttttgatatatagataaaatgtatgtaatgtatctgtgtgtgtataaatgtatatatttcatcagcctttactgcaatttattataaaaccctgtctgtttacttaagtaacagatataggtttcatgccataacatatttttaatatgactgactttatattaaatgtgaatttaacattgaaagttaatgtgatataaatattgctactagtctttcattgttcagaaagagagcaaataacatttacattattaaagatcattttcactgacagtctagagttcaatcacttttagaaaactgaaactgttaacactgtgaaatcaatatcttaattatagactcgtacacacatctgcactttgttgtttctgacgagataattcgccagaaagaggtattcagtcagtaagcgagtgaaggaagcaccggcatttcaaaGATGACTCATccgaacacctctgattggccattgcattcaaaagactcgtgtgtgattggttataatgcgcaacgctgtaaaaacgcatctatctctggctcagcgctagcaagcgatcacagatctgaatttagcagctgatgatataacttgctgaacgtactcgcaccggtgtgattgtattaaaattaataaaatcttaatcggctattttttgtcttttggaagctgcattcaacttaactcccctctgttataagccacacacgtacaacaaactaatgtcacagtggtatcgtgtactgtaatcgaatgtagcccaagttattacctgttaaacaggaGACAGCACAcacggtgttcatctaataaggattcCATCgtaagcaaataatagcctttgcagatttgctttcaaatcagtgcagttccatagccccgttttcaatgctgctgatgatcttaaacgttacaactctgagtgaaccgcttcagatgcACAgtgcgtgcggcagggaactgaatgaatcattcaaactgattcatgaaccaattcactcgtttgccaattggtttgatcaagcctttgaacagaatttactcaaaagaatgaatcattagcGAATGGGCGTCGCTCAtctggaataaactgaagcatttataacatttattgcattaagataaagtaaccaGTAGAGCGTCGTcaacagtaacgaagtaaaagtacagatttttcccaaaaaaattactcaagtaagagtataaagtacccatctttaaatatactccgaaaagtattagttaccccgaaaaattactcaagtaaatgtaacgaagtaaatgtaactcgttaatACCCACCTCTGCTAATGAATAACACCCATTTACTGCCATTATAAATCTTGGAAGAGTCGggtcatttttaattataaatctaattgtatttgtctgaatgaagtcatatacacctaggatgccttgagggtgagtaaattatggggtcatttaaatttttgggtgaactatggtTTTAAGGCAGACTGACTACATTTTCTCATAGTGGGGTTCCCCAGCTGCTGTGGAGTGGGATCAAAGACATAGAAAAGACTGATGGGTGCTTTGAACCGTCACCCAGCATGCATCTTTCTACAAGACTGTACAGCGGGAGTCTTCGGCACTATGTTCTTTTCATGCTCCACTGACCGTGAGATGAACTTATTTTTTAACACTTACGAAAAATGTTACCCTACTACTAATACAGCCATGCTGAATTACAACAGCCTAGATAGAAACAACAGTAGTAAACatagatattcattttgagatttggtAAAGGTTACAAACAACAGTGTTATCAACTTTAGtgaaattaaaaagtttttaattagcTGAAGCCAAATAGAATATAACATTAACGTGTTGCGTTTTCAGGTAATAAATTAAACTAGCCAAAGTTAATGAGCCACCTATCAACATTTCAGccaatttttgtaatttattttttacatattgctaaaatagaatatttttttttgtcacagtaAAGTACATCAACAAAGCTGACATGTTTACCTGTTAATTATCCATGCTGTTTGTATGAAACTGATGCTGACGCAGTCAAAACACATAATCAGGGACAGTATTTAATCGTCACAGTTTTAGAGGGCAGAAATCATTAACCAAAACAATTTTAGTTGCAGAATTTGGTTGCAACTCTATTGGACTGTTTAGGGTTTCCCCAATTACATTCAGATCATTACAAAGGTCTCATGTCTCAACTGATTTAAAGATAATTTAAGTAATTGCTTGTTTTAGTAATGACAGATacagatatttatttaaaaaaatagaaaaaagaaaaaatatatttatgaaaactTGTGTTGTGTAATGAATTGCATTTGGAAATATTTCAGAACCCAATAATGTGTGAAATTGAGTTTGTGTAGCTAGAAGCTTTAGTGTTCTTGTATTGCTCATTTGGCTGACATATATTATCTGACAGTAGTGTAATTTAAAATGGATTGAACACTCTTATGCTACCTATTCCCAGTCCAGCTAACTCATCTTGAAGTGAAGAGCTCTGACACCCTTTACACCAAAATCTTAAAGCTGATTCCACAAACCTGGAGGTGTTTTCTAATATAGTATTTCATTTCATGACAGTCTCGCTTAAGTAAAATCAAAGCATGACAGAGAgctatttcttctgtggaaaatgaTGTACATTAGCCTGAGGGTATAAGAGTTTCCGGCTTCATAACATTTGTACCACAAGCCTACAAGAAGCCTTACTCGATGATGGCTTCTCTGTCGGCTATGTCTCCCAGCACC encodes:
- the LOC128030864 gene encoding SNF-related serine/threonine-protein kinase-like, whose translation is MAGIKRGYDGKIAGLYDLDKTLGRGHFAVVKLARHVFTGEKVAVKVIDKTKLDTVATGHLFQEVRCMKLVQHPNIVRLYEVIDTQTKLYLILELGDGGDMFDYIMKHEEGLKEELAKKYFAQIVHAISYCHRLHVVHRDLKPENVVFFEKQGLVKLTDFGFSNKFQPGKKLTTSCGSLAYSAPEILLGDEYDAPAVDIWSLGVILFMLVCGQPPFQEANDSETLTMIMDCKYTVPAHVSNACKDLINRMLQRDPKRRASLEEIESHAWLQGVDPSPATKFNTPLVSHKNLSEEEHNSIIQRMVLGDIADREAIIEALETNKYNHITATYFLLAERILREKQEKEVQPRSSSPSNIKAHFRQSWPTKNDMHQDIEDSLASSSISHAGGPQSPARSTDNLLNGHRNKGLLEVIHRDISEASCSFAAPAALPPNPLKPGVMASLVSDSSKQRTCLFRVEEDEEEEEEQKPLPLPSQVVLRRKPSSITNRLTSRKSAPVLNQIFEEEGESDDDFDMDESLPPKLSRLKMNMASPGTAQKRYHRRKSQGRGSSCSSSETSDDDSESHRRRLDKDTGFTYSRNRRDSSEGPPGNSGGNGGGSSGGQSKPPGEGNSGPDKGSPPGGGNGGSTGGGSGGGGGTKGQGGPSSCSRCNNNSSSGSTRSAARSAGELVESLKLMSLCLTSQFQHRSSGGGGVGRFILDPQSLSSVKVQEKSSWKMCIGSSNSLEKVINPALNGSVGAMEHYQDQTAVMLNELGLVKENSLNLKNNVLQLPLCEKTISVNIQRSPRDGLLCASAQASCCQVI